A window of Thiocapsa bogorovii genomic DNA:
CTCTATCAACAGGTGTTGATTCGAGAGCGAGCTCCGGCGCCCTGTTTCAAGGCATTCCTGAACAACAACTACTTCGGCATGGCGATCTTTGTCGGGATCGTGCTCGATTATGCCCTTGCCGGCGTTGCCTGATTCGGTTCGACGGCTCCGGTCCGACGGCTCCGGGTCGGCCGCGAAGATCAGGGTACGGGATGGGTGAAATGCGGCTCGTCCTCGATCACCCGTGCCTCGGCGTTCGGGAAGCGCGCGACGACCCAATCCGGCAGCTTGGCCTGGTTGGCGTGATAGAGGGCATCGGACTCCACAATGATCAAGACGAGCACGGTGACCATCACCGGGAGGATACCGACGCCGATCACCAGTGCCCACACCGCCTCCTTCATCATCCCTCCGTAAGTGTATCCGACCCACCCGAGCACGACCGCGGTGAGGAGCACGCTGAGCATCACCAGAAAGATCCGGCTGCGTTTCGCGCAGACCTGCCAGTGACACATGACATACCAGGCGTCGCGGCCGATGCCGCGCTTCGCGCGCCAAAGCGTGAAGCCGAGGATGCTGAAGGAGATCGCCGGGATGATGGCCATCACCCAGGGAAAGCTCCCGGCTAAGCCGCCCATCGCGACCGCGAGCAGGATGTGGTTGGCGATCAGGTTGGTCAGAAACAGTTCGTGGGGGATGTTGGCCTTTTTGATTTGATCGGGGCTGATTTCGAAGCGCATGAGACGGGTGACCTGTTCGACGGCTCGTTTGAAAGGATCGGGTGCGCCTATCCGGTGAGATGAGCCCCCGATGCACATGGACTGGCTGCGGTTGTTCAGTCGCTAAAGCGGTGGAAACCCTGTTTCGGTGTTGCTGACGATGCTTGCTGTCGAGGCCGCATGATCGACCTCTTTTCAGGCGGGCTGGATGGAGCACATCGGGCATTGCGGATCCGAAGGCAAGCGCAGGCTACGCCATTGCATGAGCGCTGCATCGAGCAACAGAAGGCGCCCGAACAAGGGCTCGCCGAGTCCGATCAGGATCTTGATTGCCTCGGTTGCTTGGATACTGCCGATGATGCCGACCACAGGGGCCAGCACGCCGTTGGCCGAGCAGGTCTCGTCGATGCCGCCGTCGCGCGGATAGAGACACTCGTAGCAGGGTCCGCCGGGTTGACCGGAGAAGGCCGTGACTTGGCCCTCGAGCCTGATCGCGGCGCCGCTGACCAACGGGATCCCTGCAGCAACGCAGGCTGCATTGACGGCAAATCGCGTCTGGAAGTTGTCGCAGCAATCGAGTACGAGATCCACGTCGGCGACGATGTCCGGGAGCGTCTCTTCGACGAGACTGCGTTTGACGGTGACCAACTCCACGTCCGGGTTGATCGCGGTGAGTGCGGTGCGGGCAGACTCTGCCTTGGGCCGTCCGATCTGTGCGGTAGAGTGGATAATCTGTCGCTGTAGGTTGGACAGATCCACCGCATCGAAATCCGCCAGCACGAGCCGACCGACACCGGCAGCGGCCAAATACATCGCGACGGGAGAGCCCAGTCCTCCCAGTCCGACCACCAGTACCCTGGACGCCCGGAGTCGCTCCTGACCCTCGATTCCGACATCAGGCAGCAGGATCTGGCGGCTGTAGCGCAGGAGCTCGGCGTCGGTCATTCCGAGGGGCCGGCTCCGAACCCCGGGCCACTGGCCACCAGCTGCCGGCCGGGGTCGGCATGGACCTGCTGCCGGCCGAGGAGTCCCGTGCGGACCGCGCGCTGACGGGCGATCAAGCCGCTCGCCTCGGGTGCGACGCGCTCGGTGGCGGATGTCGGTGTGCTGGCCGCGGTCAACATGCTGGAGGAGGCTGGAGGCTACAAATACCGCCGCCAATGCTCCGGTCGATCGTCCCGACATCCGTGCTCGATGAGCTCGTAACGCTTGGCGAACACCTTCTTCGTGCAGTTGCTTTCTCCGCCGGGACAGCCGCAGTTGGCGCGCAAGGTATCTTCCGTGTAGTAATAGAGCGCGCGTTTGACACGGTAAATCAGACGGTTGTCGATATGCAGGCCCAGCTCGGTCAGGGCCTCTTCGATCTCTTGGAGTCGGGTGACGAGCACGTCGTAGGTGACCCTGAGAAGGATCGGTGCGACGGGGTCCGTGCCGAGGATGCCGTCCACATCCTTCAGGAACCGTGCGGCGGTCGCCGCCTGATGCGGATCCGGATGGATCTCCTGGAAGGGGATCTCGCGGGACTTGATGCGGTCGGCGTCTGAGATGTGCATGGTATCCTTATGCTAATCGCGGCATCGGAATTCTCAAAGCAGAATCCTGCCGGATCCAAGGTAACCCGTCATGGGGCAGCGCATGACCGAAAGAGACCTTCCCGAAGCAGACGTCGCGCTCCGGCAGGGGCCGAGTCCCGAGCAACCGGACTCATCCGACCGAGACGCTCGCGTCTCGACTCCGATCGGTCTCGGTATCCGGCTGCGCAGTATTTTCTTCTTCGTGTTGTACAACCTGATGGGGATCGTTCACAGCCTAGCATCCGTCGCTGTGGCCCCTTTCCAAACTTTCGAGCAGCGCTACCGGTTCGTCAACCTCTGGACGCGGGCGACCATGTGGCTGCTGCATCAGCTCAACGGTGTCGAGATCGAGGTCAGCGGGTTCGAAAATCTCCCTCGGGGCGAGCCGGTGGTGGTCTTGGCCAATCACCAAAGTCAGTGGGAGACCTTCTACCTCCAGTTGCTTCTCACGCCACAGGCGACGGTGCTCAAGCGCGAGCTGCTTTGGGTGCCTTTCTTCGGTTGGGCGCTCGTCCTGCTGCGGCCGATCGCAATCGACCGAGGCCAGCCGGGGCAGGCATTGAAGACCATCTTGCGGGTGGGGCAGGAGCGGCTCGACCAGGGGATCAGCGTCGTTATCTACCCGGAAGGCACCCGTCAACCACCCGGTCATGTGGCGCGATTCAACGCCGGAGGGGCGATGTTGGCCTGTCGTGCCGGGCGACAGGTCGTTCCGATTGCCCACAATGCCGGTGACTGCTGGCCCGCCCGATCCCTGTGGCGTTTCCCCGGCAAGATCCGCGTTGTCATCGGCGAGCCCATCGATTGCGCGGGCAAGACTCCGAAAGCGGTCAACGAGGAGGCGGAGGACTGGATTCGTGCGACGCTCCAGCGCCCTTGAGGGGCGCGCCGTCGCCGCACAGATCAAAAAGGCCGGGTTGCTGGAAAGCAACCCGGCCTGTCTTGTCGAAGACGCGACGCGGTCAGTTCGCGACCGATCCGCGCCCCTCGACGACCGCAGCGTAGTAGGCGCTGTTCTCCAAGAGCTCGATGATGCGCGGATCCGCCAAGGCGTGGGCGATCTGCTCCAACTCGGCACTTGCGAACCCACCGCACGGCGTGGCGTCGTCCCGGATGCAGGTCTCCGCCACGACCTCGTCGGATCCCTCGTGCAGCCGCGCCAGCATGTGCTCCGCCATAAGCTCGGCGGCGATCCGCCGCTGCTGCTGATACCAGTCGTGACCGGCCTGAGTCGCGAAGCTGCGTTCGTTCTCGAAACTGCCGTCGAGGTCGACTGCAAGAGGCGGGGTGTCGGCGATCACTGCGGTGGATCCCATCAATGTCGTGATCAGGAGGATCGAGGTTGCTTTCATGAGTCATTGGTCTGTCAGAAAATAATTGAATTCTAATATACTGGCGATTAAAGCCGGATTCAAGGCGTCGGGAAATGGGCAGACCGTTGGCTTCCGGCCTCCGGCGCTCAGCTCTCAGCGCTCAGCTCTCAGCTCTCAGCTCTCAGCTCTCAGCTCTCAGCTCTCAGCTCTCAGCGCTCAGCTCTCAGCTCTCAGCTCTCAGCTCTCAGCTCACAGCTCTCGGCGAGAGGCTATGGGTGGCCGTTTTCTGCAACAGGGCTCCAACGCGCCTTAAGCGTTGCAATCCACCAGCATCGGGCAGTGCAGCTACGGCTTCGGATGCATGTCGAACATCGGCTCGCGGATGAAGCGATCGATCGACTCGTCAAAACCTTTGGCCCACGCGGTAAGTCCCTGACGGAGTTCCGGGAGCTGTGAACTGGAAGCCGGCGGCCACGATCACGCGCGTGCGAGGGTCAGGCGGTCGTGGCCGGCGAGGTCGGTGCGGGTGCTCGATGCCTTTAGACCGGCGTCGGCGAGGATTCGGCGGATAGCACTGCCTTGGTCGTAGCCGTGCTCGAGGATCAGCCATCCGTGGGGGCGCAGGCAGCGGCATGCGTCGGCCGCGATCGCCCGGTAGGCATCCAAGCCGTCGCCGCCCGGGGTGAGTGCCTCGCGTGGTTCGAATCGCAGATCGCCGCGGGCGAGGTGCGGATCCCTGGCTGCGACATAGGGCGGGTTGCTCACGATGGCATCCAGGCTGCCGGGCGCGAATGCCTCCGACCAGTGTGCCCTGAGCAGGGTCACGTTTCGCAGAGCCGTCCGGAGGAGGTTCTCGCGCGCGACCTCGAGCGCGGCGGACGAGCGATCGGTCGCGAAGAGATGCCATGCCGGTCGCTCGGTGGCCAAGGCGGCAGCGATGGCGCCGCTGCCGGTGCCGAGGTCGGCGACCTGTAGCGGTGCGTCGGCGAGGAGAGACGCGAGCGCGGTCTCGACCAGGAGCTCGGTCTCCGGGCGCGGGATCAGGGTCGCGGGCGTGACGTAGAGCTCCAGGCTCCAGAACTCCTGGCGACCGCGGATGTAGGCGATGGGTTCGCCGGCCAAGCGGCGTCCGAGCAGCGCGTCGAAGCGGGCGTAGTCGTGAGGTGCGAGCGGATGGTCGGGCCAGGCGAAGAGACGCGTCCTCGGCCAGCCCGTCGCTTCGCTCAAGAGCAGCTCGGCTTCCAAGCGGGGAGCACCTTCGCAGTGGGTTGCGAGCGCCGATGTTGCCTCCCTCAGGACGGTGTCGATGCTGAGCTCGACCGCGCGCGCTGGCCCGCCGGGTCCTGTCGTCGACTCCGAGCCAAGCCTGTCGGAGTCAGCGGTTTCCGAACCGTTCCGCTGTGATGCGGCCCCGTGCGATCCGGTTTCAGCCATGCATCATCGCGGTCAGCTCTTCGGCCTGATACTCGTGAAGCAGAGGGTCGATCACCTGATCGAGCTGGCCCGTCATGATCTCGTCGAGCTTGTACAGGGTCAGGTTGATGCGATGGTCGGTCAGTCGGTTCTGCGGGAAGTTGTAGGTTCGGATCCGTTCGGAGCGGTCGCCGCTGCCGACCTGGAGTTTGCGCGATTGCGCCTGCTCGGAGGCCTGGGTCTCGCGGGCGCCCGAGAGTAGCTTGGCCTGGAGCAGCGACATCGCCTTGGCCCGGTTCTTATGCTGGGAGCGCTCCTCTTGGCACTCCACGACGATCCCGGAGGGTAAGTGAGTGATGCGGATCGCCGAGTCGGTCTTGTTGACGTGCTGTCCGCCTGCGCCCGAGGAACGATAGGTGTCGATGCGCAGCTCACTCGGATTGATCGCGATGGAGTCGATCGAATCGGCCTCCGGCATGACGGCGACAGTACAGGCGGAGGTGTGGACGCGGCCTTGAGACTCGGTCTCGGGGACACGTTGCACTCGGTGCGCGCCGGGCTCGAATTTGAGGCGCGAGAAGACGCCGTTGCCGATGATGCGCACGATCACCTCTTTGTAACCGCCGAGCTCGCCGGGGCTCTCGGCAATGGGTTCGACCTGCCAGCGCATCAGCTCGGCATAGCGCAGGTACATCCGCAGGAGGTCTCCCGCAAAGAGTGCCGCCTCTGCACCGCCGGTACCGGCGCGGACCTCGAGAAAGACGTTGCGCTGATCGTCCGGATCCGGCGGGACGAGGAGGCGATAGACCTCGGGCTCGAGCTGCTCGCGCCGGTCGTTGGCCTCGTCCATCTCCTCGCGCGCAAGCGCGGCCATCTCGGGATCGCCGAGCATCTCCTCGGCAGCCGCGACGTCGAGCTCCGCCGCGCGATATCGGTTGAAGGCGGCGATGAGGGGCTCGAGCTGGGCGTACTCCCGACTCAACTCGCGGAAGCGGTTTTGATCGGATTGGGTTTCTGATTCGGCAAGCAAGGCAACGACCTCGCCGAAGCGCTCCGAGAGACGCTCCAGCTTGCCCCGGATCGATGGATTCATTGCGTGGAGACGGCCCGGCTCGGGTCGAGCTGGAAGAGCTCGTTGGCCGCCACCAGGATCTCCGCCTCGCCCTCGCGGGCGGCTTGCCGTAGGCGGGAGCTGGGTGCGTGCAGGAGCTTGTTGGTCAGGGTGTGGGCGAGATAGTTGAGGACTTCCGCGGGCGGCTTGCCGGCGTCGAGCTGGCGCTGGGCGCGTGCGAGGACATCGTCGCGCAGCTCTTCGGCGCGTTGGCGATAGTCCTGAATGAGGCCTGCGGCATCCAGCGAGCGCAGCCACGCCATGAACTCGTCGGCGTGGAAGGCGATGATGTCTTCGGCCTGGGAAGCGGCGGCTTGGCGCGAGCGTAGGCCCTCGTCGATGACGCCCTGCAGATCGTCGATGGTGTAGAGATAGACGTCGCTGAGCTCTCTGACCTCGGGCTCGATGTCGCGCGGAACGGCGATGTCGACCATGAACATCGGGCGGTGTTTGCGTTTCTTCAGTGCACGCTCGACCGTGCCCTTGCCGAGCACCGGCAGGGGGCTCGCAGTCGAGGCGATGACGATGTCGCCCTCGGCCAAGTGGTTGCCGATCTCGGTCAGGGCGATGGCGTATCCGTCGAACTGGGCGGCGAGCTCATGGGCGCGCTCGACGGTCCGGTTCGCGACGATGATCCGGCCGATGCCGGCGCGGTGCAGATGGCGGGCGGCCAGCTCGATGGTCTCGCCGGCCCCGATCAGGAGCGCGGTCTGTTGGGAGAGGTCGCTGAAGATCTGGCGTGCGAGGTTCACGGCGGCGAAGGCGACCGAAACCGGGCTGCTGCCGATCGCAGTCTCGGTGCGGACGGTCTTGGCGACCGAGAAGGCGTGCTGGAAGAGACGCCCGAGCAGCTTCCCGGTGGCGGTGCAGTCGGTCGCGGTCTGGTAAGCGTTCTTCACCTGACCAAGGATCTGCGGCTCGCCCAGGACCATCGAGTCGAGCCCGCTGCAGACACGCAGAAGATGGGTGACCGCATCGCGTCCAAGATGGGCGTAAAGGAAGGGACCCACCCGCTCCTGCTCGACCCCGTGGAAGCGGCTCAGCCAGTGCCGAACGGCCTCTTCCGAGCAATCCTGCACCGCGGAGTAGATCTCGGTGCGGTTGCAGGTGGAGAGCACGACGCCCTCGGCGACACCGTCGCAACTGGTGAGATCGCGCAAGGCTCCGACGATGATGTCGGGACCGAAGGCGAGCCGCTCGCGGACATCGACCGGCGCCGTCTTGTGATTGAGTCCGAGAACAAGCAGCTTCATAGTTCTGAGGATGTCAGGTGGTGATCCTCGTGATTGTCCGACTTTCGGAGGTCGATGAAAACCCACCGACGCGGATCTTGTGGTTTTTCGTGTGTGGGCGGACGGAACTGCTTCGTTATACTGGGCTCTCACGATCACAATCGCCGTTCGATTGGCTCTTGCCGGATCAAATCCATGCCACGCTCGTTTTTGCTTTCAGCTGTCGGCGGTTTCTTCGCCGTTTCGACGCTCACGTTCGCCGGGGCGTTTGCGCAGACACCGGATCCCGCGCCGCGTATGGCGGCGATCTCTCCGCAATCCTCGGGCGCCGCCGAGGCGCCTGCCCATCCCCACGAGGCCGCCGCATCGGTTGCCTTGGAGGGGCTGACGGCCGATCAGGTCTACGCCGTCCTGGTTGCCGAGATCGCCGCACGTCGTGGCGACATGGACACCGCCTTTACCTCCTACATGGAGGCTGCGGATCTGACGCGGGATCCCCGCTTGGCCGAGCTGGCCGTGCGTGCAGCCATCAATTCGCGCAACGACGCGGCGACCGAGGAGGGCCTGAGGCGGTGGCTGGAACTTGACCCGGAATCGACCGGAGCGCATCAGATCGGCGCCTTCTCCCGGATCAAGGTGAACGACCATGAAGGGGCGCTCCTGCATCTGATGCGCCTCGTGCAGCTCTCCCCCGAGGACCCTGAAACGGCTTTCGGTCATGCCGCGGCGATCATTTCGCGTGCGCCGACCGCCGAGGCCCGTGTCGGATTGATGCAGGCGCTGGCGGACCAGTTTCCGGAGAGTGCATACGGGCAGCAAACGCTCGCGATGGTGGCGGCCAGCGCATCCCAGCTGGAGATCGCCGATGCCGCCGCGCGTCGGGCACTCGAGCTGCGCCCGGAATGGAACAAGCCGAGACTCTTTCTCGTGAGATTGCTGATCTCGTCGGACAAGCGCGGCGAAGCGCGCTCCTTGCTCGAGGAGTATCTCGCAGGCAGCCCGGACGATCAGGCACTTCGGATGCTGTACGGCCAGTTCCTCGTCGAGGAAGAAGAATTCTCCGGTGCGCGCGATGTCTTTCAGCGGCTCCTCGACAACCGTCCGAAGGAGCCGGACGTGCTCTTCGCCGTCGGGGTTCTGTCGTTGCAGCTCGAAGACACGGACGCGGCGCGGATCTACTTTACGCGTCTTTACGAGACCGGGGAGCGCCGCGACGAGGCCACTTTCTATCTGGGCCAAGTCGAGGAGCGTGCCGAGAACAACGAAGCCGCTCTGGAGTGGTACGCCAAGGTCGAGGGTACGAATGCGGTCGATGCGCGGATCCGCACTGCGTTGTTGAGCGCGAAGGGCGGCGACGTTCAACGCGCGCGCGAAATCCTCCAACAGTTGCGCGACCGCGGGCCGGAAAACGCCGTCTTGGTTTACCTCGTCGAGACCGAGATTCTGGAGTCGGTGGGTCGCACCGACGAGGCAATGGCCGTCTTCGACAGCGCGTTACAGGTCTTTCCGGACGACGAGAACCTGCTGTATGCGCGCGCCCTCTCGGCGGTCAAGCTCGATCGGATTGCCCTCGCCGAGCAGGATCTTCGGCGGATCATCGAGATCGACCCCGAGCATGCCGATGCCCTGAACGCGCTCGGCTATACCTTGGCGGATCGAACCGACCGCTACGCGGAGGCCAAGGGTTATATCGAGAAGGCCTATGCCCTCAAGCCGGAAGAGCCGGCGATCCTCGACAGTATGGGCTGGATCAATTACCGGCTCGGCGATTACGAGACCGCGGTCGATTATCTGCGGCGTGCGCTCGAACGCATGAGCGACGGGGAGATCGCCGCGCACCTCGGCGAGGTTCTGTGGGCCATGAATCGCCGCGAAGAAGCCCTCGAGGTTTGG
This region includes:
- a CDS encoding HesA/MoeB/ThiF family protein, with amino-acid sequence MTDAELLRYSRQILLPDVGIEGQERLRASRVLVVGLGGLGSPVAMYLAAAGVGRLVLADFDAVDLSNLQRQIIHSTAQIGRPKAESARTALTAINPDVELVTVKRSLVEETLPDIVADVDLVLDCCDNFQTRFAVNAACVAAGIPLVSGAAIRLEGQVTAFSGQPGGPCYECLYPRDGGIDETCSANGVLAPVVGIIGSIQATEAIKILIGLGEPLFGRLLLLDAALMQWRSLRLPSDPQCPMCSIQPA
- a CDS encoding lysophospholipid acyltransferase family protein — encoded protein: MTERDLPEADVALRQGPSPEQPDSSDRDARVSTPIGLGIRLRSIFFFVLYNLMGIVHSLASVAVAPFQTFEQRYRFVNLWTRATMWLLHQLNGVEIEVSGFENLPRGEPVVVLANHQSQWETFYLQLLLTPQATVLKRELLWVPFFGWALVLLRPIAIDRGQPGQALKTILRVGQERLDQGISVVIYPEGTRQPPGHVARFNAGGAMLACRAGRQVVPIAHNAGDCWPARSLWRFPGKIRVVIGEPIDCAGKTPKAVNEEAEDWIRATLQRP
- the prmC gene encoding peptide chain release factor N(5)-glutamine methyltransferase; the encoded protein is MEAELLLSEATGWPRTRLFAWPDHPLAPHDYARFDALLGRRLAGEPIAYIRGRQEFWSLELYVTPATLIPRPETELLVETALASLLADAPLQVADLGTGSGAIAAALATERPAWHLFATDRSSAALEVARENLLRTALRNVTLLRAHWSEAFAPGSLDAIVSNPPYVAARDPHLARGDLRFEPREALTPGGDGLDAYRAIAADACRCLRPHGWLILEHGYDQGSAIRRILADAGLKASSTRTDLAGHDRLTLARA
- the prfA gene encoding peptide chain release factor 1; this translates as MNPSIRGKLERLSERFGEVVALLAESETQSDQNRFRELSREYAQLEPLIAAFNRYRAAELDVAAAEEMLGDPEMAALAREEMDEANDRREQLEPEVYRLLVPPDPDDQRNVFLEVRAGTGGAEAALFAGDLLRMYLRYAELMRWQVEPIAESPGELGGYKEVIVRIIGNGVFSRLKFEPGAHRVQRVPETESQGRVHTSACTVAVMPEADSIDSIAINPSELRIDTYRSSGAGGQHVNKTDSAIRITHLPSGIVVECQEERSQHKNRAKAMSLLQAKLLSGARETQASEQAQSRKLQVGSGDRSERIRTYNFPQNRLTDHRINLTLYKLDEIMTGQLDQVIDPLLHEYQAEELTAMMHG
- the hemA gene encoding glutamyl-tRNA reductase, coding for MKLLVLGLNHKTAPVDVRERLAFGPDIIVGALRDLTSCDGVAEGVVLSTCNRTEIYSAVQDCSEEAVRHWLSRFHGVEQERVGPFLYAHLGRDAVTHLLRVCSGLDSMVLGEPQILGQVKNAYQTATDCTATGKLLGRLFQHAFSVAKTVRTETAIGSSPVSVAFAAVNLARQIFSDLSQQTALLIGAGETIELAARHLHRAGIGRIIVANRTVERAHELAAQFDGYAIALTEIGNHLAEGDIVIASTASPLPVLGKGTVERALKKRKHRPMFMVDIAVPRDIEPEVRELSDVYLYTIDDLQGVIDEGLRSRQAAASQAEDIIAFHADEFMAWLRSLDAAGLIQDYRQRAEELRDDVLARAQRQLDAGKPPAEVLNYLAHTLTNKLLHAPSSRLRQAAREGEAEILVAANELFQLDPSRAVSTQ
- a CDS encoding tetratricopeptide repeat protein; this encodes MPRSFLLSAVGGFFAVSTLTFAGAFAQTPDPAPRMAAISPQSSGAAEAPAHPHEAAASVALEGLTADQVYAVLVAEIAARRGDMDTAFTSYMEAADLTRDPRLAELAVRAAINSRNDAATEEGLRRWLELDPESTGAHQIGAFSRIKVNDHEGALLHLMRLVQLSPEDPETAFGHAAAIISRAPTAEARVGLMQALADQFPESAYGQQTLAMVAASASQLEIADAAARRALELRPEWNKPRLFLVRLLISSDKRGEARSLLEEYLAGSPDDQALRMLYGQFLVEEEEFSGARDVFQRLLDNRPKEPDVLFAVGVLSLQLEDTDAARIYFTRLYETGERRDEATFYLGQVEERAENNEAALEWYAKVEGTNAVDARIRTALLSAKGGDVQRAREILQQLRDRGPENAVLVYLVETEILESVGRTDEAMAVFDSALQVFPDDENLLYARALSAVKLDRIALAEQDLRRIIEIDPEHADALNALGYTLADRTDRYAEAKGYIEKAYALKPEEPAILDSMGWINYRLGDYETAVDYLRRALERMSDGEIAAHLGEVLWAMNRREEALEVWEAAAKEHPDHDYLKAVMERHRASGDEPTR